The following are encoded together in the Thunnus albacares chromosome 7, fThuAlb1.1, whole genome shotgun sequence genome:
- the tjp1b gene encoding tight junction protein ZO-1 isoform X3, translating to MITCAFLWVGFLVAVDSTMVNYQKYITVMQLALGVTASNKEHCLPPRKRMWIHPSPTAGSITAASSVSTIQGKPSLRRIKGRIHRSKSLDSIDLLDSNSAAMEETVIWEQHTVTLHRAPGFGFGIAISGGRDNPHFQSGETSIVISDVLKGGPAEGLLQENDRVVMVNAVSMDNVEHAYAVQQLRKSGKIAKITIRRKRKVHVPMGRLGERETMSEHDEEEDSYDEEIYETRSGRSGAYSGVGGAMGRRSGRSSGRRDRERERSGSRERSLSPRSDRRSHNLPPRPAKVTLVKSRKNEAEYGLRLASHIFVKDISPESLAARDGNIQEGDVVLKINGTVTENLSLIDAKKLIERSKGKLKMVVQRDERATLLNIPDLDDSIPSANASDRDDISDIHSLASDHSNRSHDRHRSSRSRSPDRRSEPSDHSRHSPPQISNGSHRSRDDERVSKAASTPAKLPEEVPLPKPKESAIAREEKQLPPLPEPKPVYAQPGQPDVDLPVSPSDAPVPSAAHDDSILRPSMKLVKFKKGESVGLRLAGGNDVGIFVAGVLEDSPAAKEGLEEGDQILRVNNVDFANIIREEAVLFLLDLPKGEEVTILAQKKKDVYRRIVESDVGDSFYIRTHFEYEKESPYGLSFNKGEVFRVVDTLYNGKLGSWLAIRIGKNHQEVERGIIPNKNRAEQLSSVQYTLPKTAGGDRADFWRFRGLRSSKRNLRKSREDLSSQPVQTKFPAYERVVLREAGFLRPVVIFGPIADVAREKLSREEPDLFELAKSEPRDAGTDQRSSGIIRLHTIKQIIDRDKHAVLDITPNAVDRLNYAQWYPIVVFLNPDNKQGVKNMRTRLCPESRKSARKLYERAIKLRKNNHHLFTTTINLNNMNDGWYGALKETIQQQQNQLVWVSEGKADGTTEDDLDIHDDRLSYLSAPGSEYSMYSTDSRHTSDYEDTDTEGGAYTDQELDETLNDEVGLPTEPAITRSSEPVREDPPVIQDTPGYPGYQHPVQPDPASRIDPAGFKMAAPQQQDEAALPMPSLPPTVVAPPAVEQPVQLEGMHLEEPSAAAAAPQADSLSSPSPAPELIQPPPPPHEPHPSGPPGPEPKMYKKDLYNMDEPMRINHGLKQSMSYSHQPPYQDKQPYREYDHPPYGYDGGGYTEPKPHNTDSHLHYDNRVPHYNEQWPPYDQQTSSSQPAGYQPGHQQPMGYNPRSPYEDGPGRDYSPPQPRYDEAPPVGYDGRPRHSKPGPIRYDEPPPPPPTGYDARSPYEAEPHCFPINSPRSPEPPKQYYGDSGLRPAYIPGPPNRGYKPGMHEPMVNSEPTIPPPKPETLPSPGEPALTPGSKPLPPPPREDLDEDPAMKPQSVLNRVKMFENKRSVSMDRAKEGESPALRPADVPKPVSAPGPVLKANSLSNLEQEKSTYRAPEPQKPHTKPLDDVVRSNHYDPDEDEEYYRKQLSYFDRRSFDSKAMGQPSPGINRFHDLPKPAQLSYPYNRVESVEKVSPVEKRYEPLPQISPSSQYGPPASAIPPNTLPKLSPSDANSIPEPLSSPNPKPELAALRPASRDEPAPSGYLPPRGLPDKSPVNGTDTAATKTLGAPTSYNRYVPKPYTSSARPFERKFESPKFNHNLLPNDTQVKTDLLSKPGVVSNSGGKPQLSPQPLDHDSGLDTFTRTMDNRPKYQHNNINAIPKAIPVSPSALEDDDEDEGHTVVATARGIFNCNGGVLSSIETGVSIIIPQGAIPESVEQEIYFKVCRDNSILPPLDKEKGETLLSPLVMCGPHGLKFLKPVELRLPHCASMTPDGDPKTWQNKSLPGDPNYLVGANCVSVLIDHF from the exons AGTGCAGCAATGGAGGAGACTGTCATTTGGGAACAGCACACAGTAACACTACACAGG GCACCAGGGTTTGGCTTCGGGATAGCCATATCAGGAGGTCGGGATAACCCTCATTTTCAGAGTGGCGAGACCTCCATTGTCATCTCGGATGTGCTGAAAGGCGGCCCAGCAGAAGGCCTACTACA GGAAAATGACAGAGTCGTCATGGTCAATGCTGTCTCCATGGATAATGTGGAGCACGCATATGCAGTCCAGCAGCTTCGTAAAAGTGGAAAAATTGCCAAAATT ACAATCAGACGGAAGAGGAAGGTGCATGTCCCCATGGGTCGCCTTGGAGAGCGGGAAACTATGTCAGAGCACGACGAGGAGGAGGACAGCTATGATGAAGAGATATACGAGACGCGGAGTGGACGCAGCGGTGCTTACAGCGGTGTGGGCGGAGCCATGGGCAGGCGCAGCGGGCGAAGCAGCGGGCGAAGGGACAGGGAACGTGAACGCAGCGGCTCGCGGGAGAGGAGTCTCTCCCCACGGTCAGACCGCCGCTCACACAACCTACCCCCACGCCCCGCCAAGGTCACACTTGTCAAATCCCGCAAGAATGAAG CAGAATATGGCCTGCGCCTGGCCAGCCACATCTTTGTCAAGGACATCTCCCCTGAGAGCCTGGCAGCCAGGGACGGCAACATCCAGGAAGGGGACGTCGTACTGAAG ATTAATGGCACAGTGACAGAGAACCTCTCCTTGATAGATGCCAAGAAGCTGATAGAAAGGTCAAAGGGCAAGCTAAAAATGGTTGTTCAGAGGGACGAGAGGGCGACCCTGCTGAACATCCCTGACCTCGATGACAGCATTCCTTCAGCCAACGCCTCTGACAGAGATG ACATTTCAGATATCCATTCTCTGGCATCCGACCATTCCAATCGATCGCATGACAGACATCGTAGCAGCCGCTCCCGCTCTCCAGACAGACGATCTGAACCCTCAGACCACTCCAGACACTCCCCACCACAAATCAGCAACGGCAG TCACAGAAGTCGTGACGACGAACGGGTCTCGAAGGCGGCTTCAACACCAGCGAAGCTACCAGAGGAAGTTCCTCTGCCCAAGCCCAAGGAGTCGGCTATTGCCAGAGAGGAGAAACAACTCCCACCGCTCCCAG agccCAAGCCGGTGTATGCTCAGCCTGGACAGCCAGATGTAGACCTGCCAGTCAGTCCCTCAGATGCCCCTGTGCCAAGTGCTGCCCATGACGATAGCATCCTACG GCCGAGCATGAAGCTGGTGAAGTTCAAGAAGGGGGAGAGTGTGGGGCTGCGGCTGGCTGGGGGGAATGACGTGGGCATCTTCGTTGCCGGAGTGCTGGAGGATAGCCCGGCTGCTAAGGAGGGACTGGAGGAGGGTGACCAAATTCTCAGG GTAAATAATGTAGATTTTGCAAATATAATCCGAGAGGAGGCGGTGCTGTTCCTCCTTGACCTTCCTAAGGGTGAAGAGGTCACAATTCTTGCCCAGAAGAAGAAAGATG TGTATCGGCGGATCGTGGAGTCTGATGTTGGCGACTCCTTCTACATCCGGACCCACTTTGAGTACGAGAAGGAATCTCCGTATGGGTTAAGCTTTAACAAGGGCGAGGTGTTCCGTGTTGTGGACACCCTCTACAATGGCAAGCTGGGCTCCTGGCTGGCTATTCGCATCGGCAAGAACCACCAGGAGGTGGAGAGGGGCATCATCCCCAACAAAAACAG AGCGGAGCAGCTCTCCAGCGTGCAATACACACTCCCTAAAACAGCAGGGGGCGACAGGGCGGACTTCTGGAGGTTCCGCGGTCTTCGCAGCTCGAAGAGGAACCTgaggaaaagcagagaggaCCTTTCCTCCCAGCCAGTTCAGACAAAGTTCCCAGCATATGAAAGGGTTGTACTGAGAGAAG CTGGTTTCTTGAGACCTGTTGTGATATTTGGGCCCATCGCTGATGTTGCTCGAGAAAAACTCTCCAGAGAAGAGCCAGATCTTTTTGAGCTTGCAA AGAGTGAACCGAGAGATGCAGGAACCGACCAGCGTAGTTCAGGAATCATTCGTCTTCATACCATCAAGCAGATCATTGACAGA GACAAACACGCTGTGCTGGACATCACCCCGAATGCTGTGGATAGGCTGAACTATGCTCAGTGGTATCCGATTGTAGTCTTCCTAAATCCTGATAATAAGCAGGGCGTGAAGAACATGAGGACCAGACTGTGTCCAGAGTCCAGGAAGAGCGCCAGGAAGCTCTATGAGCGTGCTATCAAACTGAGGAAGAATAATCACCACCTGTTCACAA CCACCATAAACTTGAACAACATGAATGACGGTTGGTACGGAGCTCTTAAAGAGAccatccagcagcagcagaaccagTTGGTGTGGGTGTCGGAGGGCAAG GCGGATGGCACTACAGAGGATGACTTGGATATCCATGATGACCGTCTGTCCTACCTGTCGGCGCCAGGTAGCGAATACTCCATGTACAGCACAGACAGCCGGCACACTTCAGACTATGAggacactgacacagagggtGGAGCGTACACAGACCAGGAGCTAGATGAGACTTTGAACGATGAGGTGGGTCTGCCCACGGAGCCCGCCATCACCCGCTCTTCCGAACCTGTGCGAGAAGACCCACCTGTAATTCAGGACACTCCTGGTTACCCTGGATACCAGCACCCAGTGCAGCCTGATCCAGCCAGTCGTATAGACCCTGCTGGTTTCAAGATGGCCGCTCCGCAGCAG CAAGATGAGGCTGCTCTGCCCATGCCCTCGTTGCCTCCGACGGTGGTAGCACCCCCTGCTGTTGAGCAGCCTGTACAGCTAGAGGGTATGCACCTAGAGGAGCCGTCTGCTGCAGCCGCAGCTCCTCAGGCTGATTCACTTAGCAGTCCCAGCCCTGCCCCTGAGCTTATTcagcccccaccaccaccacatgAACCCCACCCGTCTGGACCGCCTGGTCCAGAACCAAAG ATGTACAAGAAAGATCTGTACAATATGGACGAACCCATGCGAATCAACCATGGCCTGAAGCAGTCGATGAGCTACAGTCACCAGCCGCCGTACCAGGACAAACAGCCATACCGTGAATACGACCACCCGCCTTACGGTTACGATGGAGGCGGCTACACAGAACCAAAGCCTCACAACACTGACTCTCACCTGCACTACGACAACCGTGTGCCTCATTACAACGAACAGTGGCCCCCCTACGACCAGCAGACCTCATCTTCCCAGCCCGCAGGTTACCAGCCGGGCCACCAGCAACCCATGGGCTACAACCCCCGGTCCCCTTACGAGGATGGACCAGGGAGGGACTACAGCCCCCCTCAGCCACGCTACGATGAGGCCCCACCTGTGGGGTATGATGGCAGACCACGCCACAGTAAACCTGGACCCATTCGTTATGATgagcctccacctccacccccaACAGGCTATGATGCCCGCTCTCCTTATGAGGCAGAACCTCACTGCTTCCCCATAAATTCACCTCGATCACCGGAGCCCCCAAAGCAGTATTATGGTGACTCTGGTCTGAGGCCCGCCTACATTCCTGGGCCTCCAAACCGGGGCTACAAGCCAGGGATGCATGAGCCTATGGTGAACTCTGAACCTACCATTCCCCCTCCTAAACCAGAGACCCTTCCCTCCCCAGGTGAGCCAGCGCTCACCCCGGGCTCCAAACCGCTGCCCCCACCACCCCGGGAAGACCTGGATGAGGACCCGGCCATGAAACCGCAGTCAGTGCTTAACAGAGTCAAGATGTTTGAGAATAAACGGTCTGTTTCTATGGACAGGGCTAAAGAAGGAGAGTCGCCAGCACTCAGG CCTGCAGATGTTCCGAAACCTGTGAGTGCACCTGGCCCAGTCCTCAAAGCCAATTCCCTTAGCAACTTGGAGCAGGAGAAGTCCACCTATAG AGCTCCTGAGCCACAGAAGCCTCATACTAAACCTCTGGATGATGTAGTGCGTTCCAACCACTACGACCCAGATGAGGACGAGGAGTACTACAGGAAGCAGTTGTCCTACTTTGATCGCCGTAGCTTCGACAGCAAAGCCATGGGCCAGCCCAGTCCTGGCATCAATCGCTTCCATGATCTGCCCAAACCAGCGCAGCTGTCCTACCCATACAACAG AGTTGAGTCAGTAGAGAAAGTAAGTCCAGTGGAGAAAAGATATGAACCCCTGCCTCAAATCAGCCCCTCCTCTCAGTATGGGCCACCTGCCTCCGCCATCCCACCCAACACGCTGCCCAAACTCAGCCCCAGTGACG CGAACTCCATACCTGAGCCGTTGAGCTCGCCCAATCCTAAACCTGAGCTGGCAGCTCTCAGGCCGGCCAGCAGGGACGAACCCGCACCAAGTGGCTACCTGCCCCCGAGGGGTCTCCCCGACAAGTCCCCCGTCAATGGCACTGACACAGCGGCCACAAAGACCCTTGGTGCTCCCACTAGCTACAACCGCTACGTCCCGAAGCCTTACACCAGCTCAGCTCGGCCCTTTGAGCGCAAGTTTGAGAGCCCAAAGTTCAACCACAACCTGCTGCCCAACGACACACAGGTGAAGACGGACCTCCTCAGCAAGCCCGGTGTGGTGAGCAACAGCGGTGGAAAGCCTCAACTGTCACCACAGCCCCTGGATCACGACAGCGGCCTGGACACCTTCACACGCACTATGGACAACAGGCCCAAGTACCAGCACAATAACATCAACGCCATCCCCAAGGCCATCCCCGTAAG CCCCAGCGCGTTGGAAGATGACGACGAGGATGAAGGGCACACGGTGGTGGCCACCGCCCGGGGGATCTTCAACTGTAACGGAGGGGTCCTGAGCTCCATCGAGACGGGCGTCAGCATCATCATCCCCCAGGGTGCCATCCCCGAGAGCGTGGAGCAGGAGATTTACTTCAAGGTGTGCCGGGACAACAGCATCCTGCCCCCCCTCGACAAGGAGAAAG GAGAAACGCTGCTAAGTCCGCTGGTGATGTGCGGCCCTCACGGACTCAAGTTCCTGAAGCCGGTGGAGCTGCGCTTACCTCACTGTGCGTCTATGACCCCTGATG GTGATCCCAAAACCTGGCAGAACAAATCTCTCCCCGGAGATCCAAACTACCTGGTGGGTGcaaactgtgtgtctgtgctcaTTGACCACTTCTGA
- the tjp1b gene encoding tight junction protein ZO-1 isoform X2, giving the protein MITCAFLWVGFLVAVDSTMVNYQKYITVMQLALGVTASNKEHCLPPRKRMWIHPSPTAGSITAASSVSTIQGKPSLRRIKGRIHRSKSLDSIDLLDSNSAAMEETVIWEQHTVTLHRAPGFGFGIAISGGRDNPHFQSGETSIVISDVLKGGPAEGLLQENDRVVMVNAVSMDNVEHAYAVQQLRKSGKIAKITIRRKRKVHVPMGRLGERETMSEHDEEEDSYDEEIYETRSGRSGAYSGVGGAMGRRSGRSSGRRDRERERSGSRERSLSPRSDRRSHNLPPRPAKVTLVKSRKNEEYGLRLASHIFVKDISPESLAARDGNIQEGDVVLKINGTVTENLSLIDAKKLIERSKGKLKMVVQRDERATLLNIPDLDDSIPSANASDRDDISDIHSLASDHSNRSHDRHRSSRSRSPDRRSEPSDHSRHSPPQISNGSHRSRDDERVSKAASTPAKLPEEVPLPKPKESAIAREEKQLPPLPEPKPVYAQPGQPDVDLPVSPSDAPVPSAAHDDSILRPSMKLVKFKKGESVGLRLAGGNDVGIFVAGVLEDSPAAKEGLEEGDQILRVNNVDFANIIREEAVLFLLDLPKGEEVTILAQKKKDVYRRIVESDVGDSFYIRTHFEYEKESPYGLSFNKGEVFRVVDTLYNGKLGSWLAIRIGKNHQEVERGIIPNKNRAEQLSSVQYTLPKTAGGDRADFWRFRGLRSSKRNLRKSREDLSSQPVQTKFPAYERVVLREAGFLRPVVIFGPIADVAREKLSREEPDLFELAKSEPRDAGTDQRSSGIIRLHTIKQIIDRDKHAVLDITPNAVDRLNYAQWYPIVVFLNPDNKQGVKNMRTRLCPESRKSARKLYERAIKLRKNNHHLFTTTINLNNMNDGWYGALKETIQQQQNQLVWVSEGKADGTTEDDLDIHDDRLSYLSAPGSEYSMYSTDSRHTSDYEDTDTEGGAYTDQELDETLNDEVGLPTEPAITRSSEPVREDPPVIQDTPGYPGYQHPVQPDPASRIDPAGFKMAAPQQQDEAALPMPSLPPTVVAPPAVEQPVQLEGMHLEEPSAAAAAPQADSLSSPSPAPELIQPPPPPHEPHPSGPPGPEPKMYKKDLYNMDEPMRINHGLKQSMSYSHQPPYQDKQPYREYDHPPYGYDGGGYTEPKPHNTDSHLHYDNRVPHYNEQWPPYDQQTSSSQPAGYQPGHQQPMGYNPRSPYEDGPGRDYSPPQPRYDEAPPVGYDGRPRHSKPGPIRYDEPPPPPPTGYDARSPYEAEPHCFPINSPRSPEPPKQYYGDSGLRPAYIPGPPNRGYKPGMHEPMVNSEPTIPPPKPETLPSPGEPALTPGSKPLPPPPREDLDEDPAMKPQSVLNRVKMFENKRSVSMDRAKEGESPALRPADVPKPVSAPGPVLKANSLSNLEQEKSTYRAPEPQKPHTKPLDDVVRSNHYDPDEDEEYYRKQLSYFDRRSFDSKAMGQPSPGINRFHDLPKPAQLSYPYNRVESVEKVSPVEKRYEPLPQISPSSQYGPPASAIPPNTLPKLSPSDANSIPEPLSSPNPKPELAALRPASRDEPAPSGYLPPRGLPDKSPVNGTDTAATKTLGAPTSYNRYVPKPYTSSARPFERKFESPKFNHNLLPNDTQVKTDLLSKPGVVSNSGGKPQLSPQPLDHDSGLDTFTRTMDNRPKYQHNNINAIPKAIPVSPSALEDDDEDEGHTVVATARGIFNCNGGVLSSIETGVSIIIPQGAIPESVEQEIYFKVCRDNSILPPLDKEKGETLLSPLVMCGPHGLKFLKPVELRLPHCASMTPDGWSFALKSSDSSSGDPKTWQNKSLPGDPNYLVGANCVSVLIDHF; this is encoded by the exons AGTGCAGCAATGGAGGAGACTGTCATTTGGGAACAGCACACAGTAACACTACACAGG GCACCAGGGTTTGGCTTCGGGATAGCCATATCAGGAGGTCGGGATAACCCTCATTTTCAGAGTGGCGAGACCTCCATTGTCATCTCGGATGTGCTGAAAGGCGGCCCAGCAGAAGGCCTACTACA GGAAAATGACAGAGTCGTCATGGTCAATGCTGTCTCCATGGATAATGTGGAGCACGCATATGCAGTCCAGCAGCTTCGTAAAAGTGGAAAAATTGCCAAAATT ACAATCAGACGGAAGAGGAAGGTGCATGTCCCCATGGGTCGCCTTGGAGAGCGGGAAACTATGTCAGAGCACGACGAGGAGGAGGACAGCTATGATGAAGAGATATACGAGACGCGGAGTGGACGCAGCGGTGCTTACAGCGGTGTGGGCGGAGCCATGGGCAGGCGCAGCGGGCGAAGCAGCGGGCGAAGGGACAGGGAACGTGAACGCAGCGGCTCGCGGGAGAGGAGTCTCTCCCCACGGTCAGACCGCCGCTCACACAACCTACCCCCACGCCCCGCCAAGGTCACACTTGTCAAATCCCGCAAGAATGAAG AATATGGCCTGCGCCTGGCCAGCCACATCTTTGTCAAGGACATCTCCCCTGAGAGCCTGGCAGCCAGGGACGGCAACATCCAGGAAGGGGACGTCGTACTGAAG ATTAATGGCACAGTGACAGAGAACCTCTCCTTGATAGATGCCAAGAAGCTGATAGAAAGGTCAAAGGGCAAGCTAAAAATGGTTGTTCAGAGGGACGAGAGGGCGACCCTGCTGAACATCCCTGACCTCGATGACAGCATTCCTTCAGCCAACGCCTCTGACAGAGATG ACATTTCAGATATCCATTCTCTGGCATCCGACCATTCCAATCGATCGCATGACAGACATCGTAGCAGCCGCTCCCGCTCTCCAGACAGACGATCTGAACCCTCAGACCACTCCAGACACTCCCCACCACAAATCAGCAACGGCAG TCACAGAAGTCGTGACGACGAACGGGTCTCGAAGGCGGCTTCAACACCAGCGAAGCTACCAGAGGAAGTTCCTCTGCCCAAGCCCAAGGAGTCGGCTATTGCCAGAGAGGAGAAACAACTCCCACCGCTCCCAG agccCAAGCCGGTGTATGCTCAGCCTGGACAGCCAGATGTAGACCTGCCAGTCAGTCCCTCAGATGCCCCTGTGCCAAGTGCTGCCCATGACGATAGCATCCTACG GCCGAGCATGAAGCTGGTGAAGTTCAAGAAGGGGGAGAGTGTGGGGCTGCGGCTGGCTGGGGGGAATGACGTGGGCATCTTCGTTGCCGGAGTGCTGGAGGATAGCCCGGCTGCTAAGGAGGGACTGGAGGAGGGTGACCAAATTCTCAGG GTAAATAATGTAGATTTTGCAAATATAATCCGAGAGGAGGCGGTGCTGTTCCTCCTTGACCTTCCTAAGGGTGAAGAGGTCACAATTCTTGCCCAGAAGAAGAAAGATG TGTATCGGCGGATCGTGGAGTCTGATGTTGGCGACTCCTTCTACATCCGGACCCACTTTGAGTACGAGAAGGAATCTCCGTATGGGTTAAGCTTTAACAAGGGCGAGGTGTTCCGTGTTGTGGACACCCTCTACAATGGCAAGCTGGGCTCCTGGCTGGCTATTCGCATCGGCAAGAACCACCAGGAGGTGGAGAGGGGCATCATCCCCAACAAAAACAG AGCGGAGCAGCTCTCCAGCGTGCAATACACACTCCCTAAAACAGCAGGGGGCGACAGGGCGGACTTCTGGAGGTTCCGCGGTCTTCGCAGCTCGAAGAGGAACCTgaggaaaagcagagaggaCCTTTCCTCCCAGCCAGTTCAGACAAAGTTCCCAGCATATGAAAGGGTTGTACTGAGAGAAG CTGGTTTCTTGAGACCTGTTGTGATATTTGGGCCCATCGCTGATGTTGCTCGAGAAAAACTCTCCAGAGAAGAGCCAGATCTTTTTGAGCTTGCAA AGAGTGAACCGAGAGATGCAGGAACCGACCAGCGTAGTTCAGGAATCATTCGTCTTCATACCATCAAGCAGATCATTGACAGA GACAAACACGCTGTGCTGGACATCACCCCGAATGCTGTGGATAGGCTGAACTATGCTCAGTGGTATCCGATTGTAGTCTTCCTAAATCCTGATAATAAGCAGGGCGTGAAGAACATGAGGACCAGACTGTGTCCAGAGTCCAGGAAGAGCGCCAGGAAGCTCTATGAGCGTGCTATCAAACTGAGGAAGAATAATCACCACCTGTTCACAA CCACCATAAACTTGAACAACATGAATGACGGTTGGTACGGAGCTCTTAAAGAGAccatccagcagcagcagaaccagTTGGTGTGGGTGTCGGAGGGCAAG GCGGATGGCACTACAGAGGATGACTTGGATATCCATGATGACCGTCTGTCCTACCTGTCGGCGCCAGGTAGCGAATACTCCATGTACAGCACAGACAGCCGGCACACTTCAGACTATGAggacactgacacagagggtGGAGCGTACACAGACCAGGAGCTAGATGAGACTTTGAACGATGAGGTGGGTCTGCCCACGGAGCCCGCCATCACCCGCTCTTCCGAACCTGTGCGAGAAGACCCACCTGTAATTCAGGACACTCCTGGTTACCCTGGATACCAGCACCCAGTGCAGCCTGATCCAGCCAGTCGTATAGACCCTGCTGGTTTCAAGATGGCCGCTCCGCAGCAG CAAGATGAGGCTGCTCTGCCCATGCCCTCGTTGCCTCCGACGGTGGTAGCACCCCCTGCTGTTGAGCAGCCTGTACAGCTAGAGGGTATGCACCTAGAGGAGCCGTCTGCTGCAGCCGCAGCTCCTCAGGCTGATTCACTTAGCAGTCCCAGCCCTGCCCCTGAGCTTATTcagcccccaccaccaccacatgAACCCCACCCGTCTGGACCGCCTGGTCCAGAACCAAAG ATGTACAAGAAAGATCTGTACAATATGGACGAACCCATGCGAATCAACCATGGCCTGAAGCAGTCGATGAGCTACAGTCACCAGCCGCCGTACCAGGACAAACAGCCATACCGTGAATACGACCACCCGCCTTACGGTTACGATGGAGGCGGCTACACAGAACCAAAGCCTCACAACACTGACTCTCACCTGCACTACGACAACCGTGTGCCTCATTACAACGAACAGTGGCCCCCCTACGACCAGCAGACCTCATCTTCCCAGCCCGCAGGTTACCAGCCGGGCCACCAGCAACCCATGGGCTACAACCCCCGGTCCCCTTACGAGGATGGACCAGGGAGGGACTACAGCCCCCCTCAGCCACGCTACGATGAGGCCCCACCTGTGGGGTATGATGGCAGACCACGCCACAGTAAACCTGGACCCATTCGTTATGATgagcctccacctccacccccaACAGGCTATGATGCCCGCTCTCCTTATGAGGCAGAACCTCACTGCTTCCCCATAAATTCACCTCGATCACCGGAGCCCCCAAAGCAGTATTATGGTGACTCTGGTCTGAGGCCCGCCTACATTCCTGGGCCTCCAAACCGGGGCTACAAGCCAGGGATGCATGAGCCTATGGTGAACTCTGAACCTACCATTCCCCCTCCTAAACCAGAGACCCTTCCCTCCCCAGGTGAGCCAGCGCTCACCCCGGGCTCCAAACCGCTGCCCCCACCACCCCGGGAAGACCTGGATGAGGACCCGGCCATGAAACCGCAGTCAGTGCTTAACAGAGTCAAGATGTTTGAGAATAAACGGTCTGTTTCTATGGACAGGGCTAAAGAAGGAGAGTCGCCAGCACTCAGG CCTGCAGATGTTCCGAAACCTGTGAGTGCACCTGGCCCAGTCCTCAAAGCCAATTCCCTTAGCAACTTGGAGCAGGAGAAGTCCACCTATAG AGCTCCTGAGCCACAGAAGCCTCATACTAAACCTCTGGATGATGTAGTGCGTTCCAACCACTACGACCCAGATGAGGACGAGGAGTACTACAGGAAGCAGTTGTCCTACTTTGATCGCCGTAGCTTCGACAGCAAAGCCATGGGCCAGCCCAGTCCTGGCATCAATCGCTTCCATGATCTGCCCAAACCAGCGCAGCTGTCCTACCCATACAACAG AGTTGAGTCAGTAGAGAAAGTAAGTCCAGTGGAGAAAAGATATGAACCCCTGCCTCAAATCAGCCCCTCCTCTCAGTATGGGCCACCTGCCTCCGCCATCCCACCCAACACGCTGCCCAAACTCAGCCCCAGTGACG CGAACTCCATACCTGAGCCGTTGAGCTCGCCCAATCCTAAACCTGAGCTGGCAGCTCTCAGGCCGGCCAGCAGGGACGAACCCGCACCAAGTGGCTACCTGCCCCCGAGGGGTCTCCCCGACAAGTCCCCCGTCAATGGCACTGACACAGCGGCCACAAAGACCCTTGGTGCTCCCACTAGCTACAACCGCTACGTCCCGAAGCCTTACACCAGCTCAGCTCGGCCCTTTGAGCGCAAGTTTGAGAGCCCAAAGTTCAACCACAACCTGCTGCCCAACGACACACAGGTGAAGACGGACCTCCTCAGCAAGCCCGGTGTGGTGAGCAACAGCGGTGGAAAGCCTCAACTGTCACCACAGCCCCTGGATCACGACAGCGGCCTGGACACCTTCACACGCACTATGGACAACAGGCCCAAGTACCAGCACAATAACATCAACGCCATCCCCAAGGCCATCCCCGTAAG CCCCAGCGCGTTGGAAGATGACGACGAGGATGAAGGGCACACGGTGGTGGCCACCGCCCGGGGGATCTTCAACTGTAACGGAGGGGTCCTGAGCTCCATCGAGACGGGCGTCAGCATCATCATCCCCCAGGGTGCCATCCCCGAGAGCGTGGAGCAGGAGATTTACTTCAAGGTGTGCCGGGACAACAGCATCCTGCCCCCCCTCGACAAGGAGAAAG GAGAAACGCTGCTAAGTCCGCTGGTGATGTGCGGCCCTCACGGACTCAAGTTCCTGAAGCCGGTGGAGCTGCGCTTACCTCACTGTGCGTCTATGACCCCTGATGGTTGGTCTTTTGCTCTAAAATCCTCCGACTCCTCGTCGG GTGATCCCAAAACCTGGCAGAACAAATCTCTCCCCGGAGATCCAAACTACCTGGTGGGTGcaaactgtgtgtctgtgctcaTTGACCACTTCTGA